In Burkholderia sp. GAS332, one DNA window encodes the following:
- a CDS encoding 16S rRNA (cytidine1402-2'-O)-methyltransferase yields the protein MTPLSELAQGQQYPAAALYVVATPIGNIADVTLRALHVLGLVDRIAAEDTRNTGQLLARYGISKPLVAVHQHNERAAALRLIEHLQAGERVAYVSDAGTPGISDPGAKLVDAVREAGFPVIPLPGASALATALSAAGDWVATFSFLGFLPPKAKARAAALQPLVRHPHAMVFYEAPHRIVETVQALADAFGGERKLLIARELTKLHEALHRGTLAEGPTWLAADPNRQRGEFVLVVEGAQPEAVGEHDHDALLGILLEELTVSSAAKVAATLTGASRNALYTRALALKKDEE from the coding sequence ATGACTCCTCTCTCCGAACTCGCGCAAGGGCAGCAGTACCCAGCCGCCGCGCTGTATGTGGTGGCCACACCGATCGGCAACATCGCCGACGTCACGCTGCGCGCGTTGCATGTGCTCGGACTGGTGGACCGCATCGCCGCCGAAGACACCCGCAACACGGGCCAATTGCTCGCGCGCTATGGCATCTCGAAACCACTCGTCGCGGTTCATCAGCACAACGAGCGGGCCGCGGCGCTGCGCCTGATCGAACATCTGCAAGCAGGCGAACGGGTGGCCTACGTATCCGATGCGGGCACGCCCGGCATCTCGGACCCCGGCGCGAAACTCGTCGACGCCGTGCGCGAAGCCGGTTTCCCGGTCATTCCGCTGCCCGGCGCAAGCGCGCTCGCCACCGCGTTGAGCGCGGCCGGCGACTGGGTCGCGACGTTCTCGTTCCTCGGCTTTCTGCCACCAAAGGCAAAGGCACGCGCCGCGGCACTGCAACCGCTCGTGCGCCATCCGCACGCCATGGTGTTCTACGAAGCGCCGCACCGGATCGTTGAAACGGTGCAAGCGTTGGCCGACGCATTCGGCGGCGAGCGCAAGCTGCTGATCGCCCGGGAATTGACGAAGTTACATGAAGCGCTGCACCGCGGCACCCTGGCCGAAGGGCCAACGTGGCTCGCTGCCGATCCGAACCGGCAACGCGGCGAGTTCGTGCTGGTGGTGGAAGGTGCGCAGCCGGAAGCCGTGGGCGAACACGATCACGACGCGTTGCTGGGCATCCTGCTGGAAGAGTTGACGGTAAGCAGCGCGGCAAAAGTCGCGGCGACCCT
- a CDS encoding putative endonuclease (manually curated): MCHPNHSHNFSRPTGSKLVGAAFEARAMEFLQRQRLRFVARNVLCRRGEIDLVMRDRDGALVFVEVRARGQQRYGGAAASIGWQKKQRIVRAARHYLATRSRYSHDEPACRFDVIAFEAGRLVWLRDAFRADEV; this comes from the coding sequence TTGTGCCACCCAAACCACTCACACAACTTTTCGAGACCAACCGGGTCCAAACTCGTCGGCGCGGCTTTCGAGGCGCGTGCGATGGAATTTTTGCAGCGGCAGCGTTTGCGTTTCGTCGCGCGCAATGTGCTGTGCCGGCGCGGTGAGATTGATCTGGTGATGCGCGACCGTGACGGCGCGCTGGTGTTCGTCGAAGTTCGCGCGCGTGGGCAGCAGCGCTACGGCGGCGCGGCAGCCAGCATCGGGTGGCAAAAGAAGCAGCGGATCGTGCGTGCCGCGCGGCATTATCTGGCAACCCGCAGCAGGTATTCGCATGATGAGCCCGCGTGCCGTTTCGACGTGATTGCGTTCGAAGCGGGCCGGCTCGTGTGGCTGCGCGATGCGTTTCGCGCCGACGAAGTCTGA